One stretch of Micromonospora cremea DNA includes these proteins:
- a CDS encoding alpha/beta hydrolase, whose amino-acid sequence MAASKKLPGASMISVDNEGSHGVFPYYTSCVDDPVYAYLLDGRLPAERYTGCQAVPLPGDTAVFEVGGTLTGKGTVRTHLVTDDMRDANRMLKRMLRTDVGSL is encoded by the coding sequence TTGGCGGCGTCGAAGAAGCTGCCCGGCGCGTCGATGATCAGCGTCGACAACGAGGGCAGCCACGGGGTCTTCCCGTACTACACCTCGTGCGTCGACGACCCGGTGTACGCCTACCTGCTGGACGGTCGACTGCCCGCCGAGCGGTACACCGGGTGCCAGGCGGTGCCGCTTCCGGGCGACACGGCGGTCTTCGAGGTGGGTGGCACGTTGACCGGCAAGGGGACGGTCCGGACCCACCTGGTCACCGATGACATGCGGGACGCGAACCGCATGCTCAAGCGGATGCTGCGCACCGATGTCGGTTCTCTCTGA
- a CDS encoding IS6 family transposase — MPPTSAFAGFRFPTEVIVVAVRWYLRFNLSYRDVEELLVERGVEVDHVTAYRWVQRFTPLLADAARFSRHSPGDRWHVDETYVKVNGVWRYVYRAVDQYGQVIAVLVSARRDAGAARRFFRRALSTLKVTPSEIVTDAAAVYRAVLDELIPSAWHHVEQYANNPIEADHSQLKHRLRPMRGLRTGKTAQVIIAGHAFMQNLRRGHYELAIDTPPALRVAAAYAELAQAI, encoded by the coding sequence TTGCCTCCGACGTCGGCGTTCGCCGGGTTCCGGTTCCCGACCGAGGTGATCGTGGTCGCGGTCCGCTGGTATTTGCGCTTCAACCTCTCGTATCGCGACGTGGAGGAGCTGCTGGTCGAACGTGGGGTCGAGGTCGATCACGTCACCGCCTACCGGTGGGTGCAGCGGTTCACCCCGCTGCTGGCCGACGCCGCCCGATTCTCCCGCCACTCACCAGGCGACAGGTGGCATGTCGACGAAACCTACGTCAAGGTCAACGGCGTGTGGCGGTACGTGTACCGGGCGGTCGACCAGTATGGGCAGGTCATCGCCGTGCTCGTCTCGGCCCGCCGGGACGCCGGCGCCGCCCGGCGGTTCTTCCGACGCGCGCTGTCGACGTTGAAAGTGACACCCAGCGAGATCGTCACCGACGCCGCCGCAGTCTACCGTGCCGTGCTCGACGAGCTGATCCCGTCCGCGTGGCACCACGTCGAGCAGTACGCCAATAATCCGATCGAAGCCGATCACAGCCAGCTCAAACACCGGTTGAGACCGATGCGCGGGCTACGAACAGGCAAGACCGCACAAGTGATCATCGCCGGACACGCCTTCATGCAGAACCTGCGCCGCGGACACTACGAACTCGCCATCGACACCCCGCCCGCTCTGCGGGTCGCAGCGGCGTATGCCGAACTCGCCCAAGCGATCTGA
- a CDS encoding M1 family metallopeptidase, with translation MTVPHLRGATLATVVLVAVGSVVAPAAAGAAPGTPGAPRYSAGAASVGDPYFPEQGNGGYDVQHYDLNFSYDPATRFMDATATITAIATRDLNRFNLDFRGPEISAVTVNGHAHDFNRGGQELIVTPRPKLKTGHTFTVVVRYAGVPGPITDPDGSIEGWVPTDDGAFVVGEPQGTPTWLPTNDHPTDKATFRFTARVPAGLTAVGNGQLLSRETRDGWTTFTWDSTEPMATYLATITIGNFLVTESTTPNGIPVYVAVDPRQVSGSAAAVAQIPRMIDFFSTRFGPYPFASTGAIIDRAPDVGYALETQTKPIFSSPASVGTMAHELAHQWYGDSVSPKRWSDIWLNEGFATYAQWMYTEYNGGASVSQTFNSSSNYGRAPSSPFWQIVLADPGPEDMFSNIPYNRGAMTLHALRGKVGDDTFFRILREWAASHRYSHAATADFIALSERESGQNLTAFFDVWLFQKGKPTTW, from the coding sequence ATGACAGTCCCACACCTGCGCGGTGCCACGCTGGCCACGGTCGTCCTGGTGGCTGTCGGGTCGGTGGTGGCACCGGCCGCGGCCGGCGCAGCACCTGGCACCCCTGGAGCCCCCCGGTACTCGGCCGGTGCGGCGAGCGTCGGCGACCCGTACTTCCCCGAACAGGGCAACGGCGGATACGACGTCCAGCACTACGACCTCAACTTCTCCTACGACCCGGCGACCCGATTCATGGATGCCACCGCCACCATCACCGCGATCGCCACTCGGGACCTCAACCGGTTCAACCTGGACTTCCGCGGTCCGGAAATCTCCGCCGTGACGGTCAACGGGCATGCGCACGACTTCAACCGAGGCGGTCAGGAATTGATCGTCACCCCGCGTCCGAAGCTCAAGACCGGGCACACGTTCACCGTGGTGGTGAGGTACGCCGGCGTACCGGGCCCGATCACCGACCCCGACGGGTCGATCGAAGGCTGGGTGCCCACCGACGACGGCGCCTTCGTCGTCGGGGAGCCCCAGGGCACGCCCACCTGGCTACCTACCAACGACCACCCGACCGACAAGGCCACCTTCCGGTTCACCGCGAGGGTGCCGGCGGGGCTCACCGCCGTCGGCAACGGCCAGCTCCTGTCCCGGGAGACCCGGGACGGCTGGACCACCTTCACTTGGGACTCGACCGAGCCGATGGCCACCTACCTGGCGACGATCACCATCGGCAACTTCTTGGTCACCGAGTCGACCACGCCCAACGGGATCCCGGTCTACGTCGCGGTCGACCCACGGCAGGTCTCCGGGTCCGCCGCCGCGGTGGCACAGATCCCGAGGATGATCGACTTCTTCTCCACGAGGTTCGGTCCGTACCCCTTCGCCTCGACCGGGGCGATCATCGACCGGGCCCCCGACGTGGGCTACGCCCTGGAGACCCAGACCAAGCCGATCTTCTCCAGCCCGGCGAGCGTCGGCACCATGGCCCACGAGCTGGCCCACCAGTGGTACGGCGACAGCGTCTCCCCGAAACGTTGGTCGGACATATGGCTCAACGAGGGCTTCGCCACCTACGCCCAGTGGATGTACACCGAGTACAACGGCGGCGCGTCGGTCAGCCAGACCTTCAACAGCAGCAGCAACTACGGTCGGGCCCCGTCGTCGCCGTTCTGGCAGATTGTCCTAGCCGACCCGGGTCCCGAGGACATGTTCAGCAACATCCCGTACAACCGGGGCGCGATGACCCTGCACGCGCTGCGCGGCAAGGTCGGCGACGACACCTTCTTCCGCATCCTGCGCGAGTGGGCGGCGAGCCACCGGTACAGCCACGCCGCAACGGCCGACTTCATCGCCCTCTCCGAGCGGGAGTCCGGGCAGAACCTCACCGCCTTCTTCGATGTGTGGCTATTCCAGAAGGGCAAGCCCACGACCTGGTGA
- a CDS encoding SLC13 family permease — protein sequence MVLAPVLALIFLALPLDMPPSQQTLAGILIGVIALWITEAVPIPVGGLIGVGVIVLMGVAPTADVLQPFGSSTVFTFIGAFILAQAMLKHGLAQRFAFRILSLPGVGRTTGRVIIAFGVITCLLSAFVSNTATVAMLLPTALGILAVIAKLLQNRGLTKPGWDPTRLRVGFALMLMLAYGASVGGLLTPVGTPPNLIGRALIEEATGERISFAGWMATAFPICLIMFLALATILLLLNKPEIRRIEGVEEYVAAERARLGKLSRAEKNTLIAFAVTVTLWIFPGIVALIAGTESSVYETVSGRLNEGIVAVLGASLLFLLPTNWRNREYTLNWSDAARIDWGTILLFGTGIIFGALLDDTGLAKTIGNASSDWLGLTNVFAITAFAVLLAIIISETTSNTASAAVVVPIIIPVAVAAGVDPFVPALAATFAASFGFMLPVSTPQNAVVYGSGTVPITRMIRSGASFDVIGAIVILLLLPLMLAVTGVGR from the coding sequence CTGGTCCTCGCGCCCGTACTGGCGCTGATCTTCCTCGCTCTGCCGCTCGACATGCCGCCCAGCCAGCAGACCCTCGCCGGAATCCTGATCGGCGTGATCGCGCTGTGGATCACCGAGGCGGTGCCGATCCCGGTCGGCGGTCTGATCGGCGTCGGGGTGATCGTGCTGATGGGGGTCGCCCCGACCGCCGACGTCCTGCAGCCGTTCGGCTCGTCGACCGTGTTCACCTTCATCGGCGCCTTCATCCTCGCCCAGGCCATGCTCAAGCACGGCCTGGCGCAGCGGTTCGCGTTCCGCATCCTGTCGCTGCCCGGCGTCGGCAGGACGACCGGTCGGGTGATCATCGCCTTCGGCGTGATCACCTGCCTGCTGTCGGCGTTCGTCTCCAACACCGCGACGGTGGCGATGCTGCTGCCCACCGCGCTGGGCATCCTCGCGGTCATCGCCAAGCTGCTGCAGAACCGCGGCCTGACCAAGCCGGGCTGGGATCCGACCCGGCTGCGGGTCGGCTTCGCGCTGATGCTGATGCTCGCGTACGGGGCCAGCGTCGGCGGCCTGCTCACGCCCGTGGGCACGCCGCCGAACCTGATCGGCCGCGCTCTCATCGAGGAGGCCACCGGAGAGCGCATCTCGTTCGCGGGCTGGATGGCCACGGCGTTCCCCATCTGCCTGATCATGTTCCTGGCCCTGGCGACCATCCTGCTGCTGCTCAACAAGCCGGAGATCCGCCGGATCGAGGGCGTGGAGGAGTACGTGGCCGCCGAGCGGGCCCGGCTGGGCAAGCTGTCCCGGGCCGAGAAGAACACCCTCATCGCCTTCGCGGTGACGGTGACACTGTGGATTTTTCCGGGCATCGTCGCCCTGATCGCGGGCACCGAGTCCAGCGTCTACGAGACGGTCAGCGGCCGGCTCAACGAGGGCATCGTCGCCGTGCTCGGCGCGTCCCTGCTCTTCCTGCTGCCCACCAACTGGCGCAACCGGGAGTACACGCTCAACTGGAGCGACGCCGCCCGCATCGACTGGGGCACCATCCTGCTCTTCGGCACCGGCATCATCTTCGGGGCCCTGCTCGACGACACCGGCCTGGCCAAGACCATCGGCAACGCCAGCTCCGACTGGCTCGGCCTGACCAACGTCTTCGCGATCACCGCCTTCGCCGTGCTGCTCGCGATCATCATCTCCGAGACGACCAGCAACACCGCCTCCGCCGCGGTCGTCGTACCGATCATCATTCCGGTCGCCGTGGCTGCCGGCGTGGATCCGTTCGTGCCCGCGCTCGCGGCCACCTTCGCGGCGTCCTTCGGCTTCATGCTGCCCGTGTCGACGCCGCAGAACGCGGTGGTCTACGGCTCCGGCACCGTACCGATCACCCGGATGATCCGCTCCGGCGCCTCGTTCGACGTCATCGGGGCGATCGTCATCCTGCTCCTTCTGCCGCTGATGCTCGCTGTCACCGGGGTGGGCCGATGA
- a CDS encoding alpha/beta fold hydrolase, which produces MSHPSTGPRRQHRVRRPAAILAATLVAAVLSSGTATTPAVAAQATEPDTAALAASLATQQLSWESCGLADVSAEDEAQLQLACATVIVPRDWHNPGDGRTIQVRISRTVASGSDRKGILLVNPGGPGGSGLSLAPYVARSAPALAEHYDVIGFDPRGVGQSTPLLCSVTYRDTDVTNDLITQANVAGCRSTELTKYITTEQTTYDMDFIRVLLGERKLNYLGYS; this is translated from the coding sequence ATGTCTCACCCCTCGACCGGGCCGCGCCGCCAACACCGCGTGCGCCGACCGGCCGCCATCCTCGCCGCGACCCTGGTCGCGGCCGTCCTGAGCAGCGGTACGGCCACGACCCCGGCCGTCGCGGCCCAGGCGACCGAGCCGGACACCGCAGCCCTGGCCGCGTCGCTCGCCACCCAGCAGCTGTCCTGGGAGTCGTGCGGGTTGGCCGACGTCAGCGCCGAGGACGAGGCGCAGCTGCAGTTGGCCTGCGCGACGGTCATCGTGCCGCGTGACTGGCACAACCCCGGCGACGGCAGGACGATCCAGGTCCGCATCAGCCGCACCGTGGCGTCCGGCAGCGACCGCAAGGGCATCCTGCTGGTCAACCCGGGCGGCCCCGGTGGCAGTGGCCTGTCGCTGGCGCCGTACGTGGCGCGGTCCGCGCCCGCCCTCGCCGAGCACTACGACGTGATCGGCTTCGACCCGCGCGGCGTCGGCCAGAGCACCCCGCTGCTCTGCTCGGTCACCTACCGCGACACCGATGTCACCAACGACCTGATCACCCAGGCCAATGTGGCCGGCTGCCGCAGCACCGAGCTGACGAAGTACATCACCACCGAGCAGACCACCTACGACATGGACTTCATCCGGGTGCTGCTGGGGGAGCGGAAGCTCAACTACCTCGGCTACTCGTAA
- a CDS encoding tartrate dehydrogenase: MSQRIAVIPGDGIGCEVTAAARTVLDTVCRRHGIELSYDEYDWSCERYLRAGAMMPADGLDVLRPYDAILLGAVGAPGVPDHVSLWGLLIPIRRAFRQYVNVRPVRVFEGVDSPVRGARAGEVDFVVVRENVEGEYSEIGGRLGRGHPEEMAVQESVFTRAGVSRIADYAFELARTRRRHVTSATKSNGIVHTMPFWDEVVTERAAAFPDVRWRSEHIDAVAAKFVLQPGSFDVVVASNLFGDILSDLAAAVAGSIGIAPSGNLDPTGAHPSMFEPVHGSAPDIAGKGVANPIGAVWSAAMMLEHLGHAAAARGVLAAMEATLREPGTRTRDLGGTADTAEVTAALVDHVAG, translated from the coding sequence ATGAGCCAGCGGATCGCCGTCATCCCCGGCGACGGCATCGGCTGCGAGGTCACCGCGGCCGCGCGCACCGTGCTCGACACCGTCTGCCGGCGGCACGGCATCGAGCTCAGCTACGACGAGTACGACTGGTCGTGCGAGCGCTACCTGCGCGCGGGCGCGATGATGCCGGCCGACGGGCTGGACGTGCTGCGGCCGTACGACGCGATCCTGCTCGGCGCGGTCGGCGCGCCCGGCGTGCCCGACCACGTCTCGCTGTGGGGCCTGCTGATCCCGATCCGGCGTGCGTTCCGGCAGTACGTCAACGTGCGGCCGGTGCGGGTGTTCGAGGGCGTCGACAGCCCGGTGCGGGGCGCCCGGGCCGGCGAGGTCGATTTCGTCGTCGTACGGGAGAACGTCGAGGGCGAGTACAGCGAGATCGGCGGCCGGCTCGGTCGCGGCCACCCCGAGGAGATGGCGGTGCAGGAGTCGGTGTTCACCCGGGCCGGGGTCAGCCGGATCGCCGACTACGCCTTCGAGCTCGCGCGCACCCGCCGCCGCCACGTCACCTCCGCGACCAAGTCGAACGGCATCGTGCACACCATGCCGTTCTGGGACGAGGTGGTGACCGAACGGGCGGCGGCCTTCCCCGACGTGCGGTGGCGCAGCGAGCACATCGACGCCGTGGCCGCGAAATTCGTGCTGCAACCGGGCAGCTTCGACGTGGTGGTGGCGTCCAACCTGTTCGGCGACATCCTCAGCGACCTCGCCGCGGCGGTGGCCGGCTCGATCGGGATCGCCCCCTCCGGCAACCTCGACCCGACCGGCGCCCACCCGTCCATGTTCGAACCGGTACACGGATCGGCGCCGGACATCGCCGGCAAGGGCGTGGCCAACCCGATCGGGGCGGTGTGGTCGGCGGCGATGATGCTCGAGCACCTCGGCCATGCGGCGGCGGCGCGGGGCGTTCTGGCCGCGATGGAGGCGACTCTCCGCGAGCCGGGCACCCGTACCCGCGATCTCGGCGGCACCGCCGACACAGCGGAGGTGACCGCCGCCCTCGTCGACCACGTGGCCGGGTGA
- a CDS encoding VOC family protein — MNGQDVRLLRYVSEGKVVKNRVHVCLQPADRDRDREVERVLALGATMLADHRTPDGDGWAVLCDPAGNEFCMTRSSSERHS, encoded by the coding sequence GTGAATGGGCAAGATGTCCGATTGTTGCGGTATGTGTCCGAGGGCAAGGTTGTCAAGAACCGGGTGCACGTGTGCCTGCAGCCCGCGGACCGGGACCGAGACAGGGAGGTCGAGCGCGTCCTCGCGCTGGGCGCGACCATGCTGGCCGATCACCGCACGCCCGACGGCGACGGCTGGGCCGTGCTGTGCGACCCGGCTGGAAACGAATTCTGCATGACCCGCTCATCTTCAGAGCGGCATTCCTGA
- a CDS encoding LuxR C-terminal-related transcriptional regulator: MRTEPPGVASAPELGSLPLTPDAADVYRDLLKVAPVAQREFLSIAAPQAARALAGLLSSGAVHRDAAGVLHVRPPRTALESWAAQREMEAARARAAAETLSGLYTAVHGHGAAFVEVIEGKHAARELFRQLQSGARTQVRGLERGPYLRDTTRVPEEVQYDGLRRGLRYRCVYEGELLHDEAMLAAVRAAVTAGEQARVFPELPLKMMLTDADRGLIILPRGSGDDADALLVHRSRLLDGLSELFEVFWRLGAPIHATTDAAQPDAEPTAATQRLLALLTAGLTDEAIARDLGISNRTVHRRVSRLQELLGARSRFQLGVQASRRGWL; encoded by the coding sequence ATGCGGACCGAGCCCCCCGGCGTGGCCTCTGCCCCCGAGTTGGGATCGCTCCCACTCACGCCGGACGCCGCGGACGTCTACCGCGACCTGCTGAAGGTGGCACCGGTAGCGCAGCGGGAGTTCCTGTCCATAGCGGCACCGCAGGCCGCCCGGGCGCTCGCCGGTCTGCTGAGCAGCGGGGCGGTGCACCGCGACGCCGCCGGGGTGCTGCACGTCCGGCCACCACGAACCGCCCTGGAGAGCTGGGCCGCGCAACGGGAGATGGAGGCCGCCCGAGCCCGTGCGGCGGCGGAGACGTTGTCCGGGCTCTACACCGCCGTGCACGGCCACGGTGCCGCGTTCGTCGAGGTCATCGAGGGCAAGCACGCCGCGCGCGAGCTGTTCCGCCAGCTGCAGTCCGGTGCCCGCACGCAGGTACGGGGCCTGGAGCGCGGGCCGTACCTGCGCGACACCACCCGGGTCCCGGAGGAGGTCCAGTACGACGGGCTGCGTCGTGGCCTGCGCTACCGCTGCGTCTACGAGGGCGAACTCCTGCACGACGAGGCGATGCTAGCGGCGGTGCGCGCCGCGGTCACCGCCGGTGAGCAGGCGCGGGTCTTCCCGGAGCTTCCCCTGAAGATGATGCTGACCGACGCCGACCGTGGCCTCATCATCCTGCCGCGCGGCAGCGGCGACGACGCCGACGCGCTGCTGGTGCACCGTTCCCGGCTGCTGGACGGACTCTCCGAGTTGTTCGAGGTGTTCTGGCGGCTCGGTGCGCCGATCCACGCCACCACCGACGCCGCCCAACCGGACGCCGAACCGACGGCGGCCACGCAGCGGCTGCTCGCGCTGCTCACCGCGGGCCTCACCGACGAGGCCATCGCCCGTGACCTCGGCATCAGCAATCGCACCGTGCACCGCCGGGTCAGTCGCCTCCAGGAGTTGCTCGGCGCACGCAGCCGGTTCCAGCTCGGCGTACAGGCCAGCCGACGCGGGTGGCTGTGA
- a CDS encoding DinB family protein, whose amino-acid sequence MASFKDQDLTDAEFRECDLTRARLIGVVMQDAVIDGLVTNLVVNGVEVTSYVEAELDRRYPVRLLLRSADPADLLQAVRQLRAGWAETIERLRAMPRGSEQQRVGGEWSAVETQRHLVFVHDSWFRRCCLGSTEPFTAIGLASEFVPDQEEQGLDRAAAPSLDEVLAARDVQGAELERWLSTVTADQLSAPAPVPAGPGWPPYARGKSVLECVQVVLDEEWAHHGFCVRDLDLLGS is encoded by the coding sequence ATGGCGAGCTTCAAGGACCAGGACCTGACTGATGCCGAGTTCCGCGAGTGTGACTTGACCCGCGCTCGTCTGATCGGGGTGGTAATGCAGGACGCTGTGATCGACGGGCTGGTCACCAATCTGGTGGTCAACGGAGTCGAGGTGACGTCGTACGTCGAAGCCGAGCTTGACCGCCGGTATCCGGTGCGGCTGCTGCTCCGCTCAGCCGATCCGGCGGACCTGCTGCAGGCTGTCCGGCAGCTGCGGGCCGGCTGGGCGGAGACGATCGAGCGGCTGCGAGCGATGCCCAGGGGTTCGGAGCAGCAGCGCGTCGGCGGCGAATGGTCGGCGGTAGAGACCCAGCGCCATCTGGTGTTCGTGCACGACTCGTGGTTCCGCCGCTGCTGTCTGGGATCGACCGAGCCGTTCACCGCGATCGGGCTGGCGTCCGAGTTCGTCCCTGACCAGGAGGAGCAGGGCCTGGACCGAGCGGCGGCCCCCAGTCTCGACGAGGTGCTGGCCGCGCGAGACGTGCAAGGCGCTGAGCTAGAGCGTTGGCTGTCGACGGTGACGGCCGATCAGCTCTCGGCGCCCGCGCCAGTGCCGGCGGGCCCGGGTTGGCCGCCGTATGCCAGGGGAAAGTCGGTGCTGGAGTGCGTTCAGGTGGTACTGGACGAGGAGTGGGCGCACCACGGTTTCTGCGTTCGTGACCTCGATCTACTCGGATCATGA
- a CDS encoding MerR family transcriptional regulator: MEEHLTVGRVAELAGVSVRTLHHYDEIGLLEPSTRTAAGHRAYSPGDVERLREVLAYRRLGFGLREIADLVDDPTTDAVAHLCRLRGLLMDQRDRAAAMVTAIDRELEARAMGIRTTPEEQLKVFGAQLYDAIGSAYPATRRTEPRIAARIWDALGDARTVLNVGAGTGSYEPPDRDVTAVEPSAVMRAQRPVGAAPCVAAAAESLPFEDQSFDAAMAVSTVHHWPDPVAGLREMQRVSRRVVVFTYDADDTGWRQRFWLTRDYLPEFADLLIGWPSLADLTRAIGGRAEPVLVPWDCADGFFEAHWRRPEAYLDEHVRRAVSVWTRVGPQAEQRAVSTLREDLSSGRWAERNRDLIALDTAELGLRLLVA, translated from the coding sequence GTGGAGGAGCACCTGACCGTGGGGCGTGTGGCGGAGTTGGCCGGCGTCAGCGTCCGCACACTGCATCACTATGACGAGATCGGCCTCCTGGAGCCGTCCACGCGAACCGCGGCTGGGCACCGGGCCTACTCCCCGGGCGATGTGGAGCGACTCCGGGAGGTGCTCGCCTACCGCCGGCTCGGCTTCGGATTGCGGGAGATCGCGGATCTGGTTGACGATCCGACCACCGACGCAGTCGCGCACCTGTGCCGGCTGCGCGGCCTGCTGATGGACCAGCGCGACCGCGCTGCTGCCATGGTGACGGCAATAGACAGGGAACTGGAGGCACGAGCAATGGGAATCAGGACGACGCCAGAGGAGCAACTGAAAGTGTTCGGCGCGCAGTTGTACGACGCCATCGGATCCGCTTACCCAGCGACGCGGCGCACCGAGCCACGGATCGCCGCGCGCATCTGGGATGCGCTGGGGGACGCACGAACGGTGCTGAACGTCGGGGCTGGCACCGGCTCCTACGAACCACCCGACCGCGACGTCACGGCGGTGGAACCGTCGGCGGTCATGCGGGCGCAGCGTCCCGTGGGCGCGGCGCCGTGCGTGGCCGCCGCTGCGGAGAGTCTGCCGTTCGAGGACCAGTCCTTCGACGCCGCGATGGCAGTCAGCACCGTCCATCACTGGCCGGACCCGGTCGCCGGGCTGCGGGAGATGCAGCGTGTGTCCCGCCGCGTGGTGGTGTTCACGTACGACGCCGATGACACCGGCTGGCGTCAGCGGTTCTGGCTCACCCGCGACTACCTGCCTGAATTCGCAGACCTTCTCATCGGCTGGCCGTCCCTTGCCGACCTAACCCGCGCGATCGGAGGACGCGCGGAACCGGTGCTCGTCCCATGGGACTGCGCTGACGGCTTCTTCGAGGCACACTGGCGCCGGCCTGAGGCATACCTGGACGAACATGTACGCCGCGCGGTTTCGGTATGGACCAGAGTCGGACCGCAGGCCGAGCAACGGGCAGTCAGCACACTCCGCGAAGACCTTTCCTCAGGCCGGTGGGCCGAGCGCAACCGCGACCTTATCGCCCTCGACACGGCAGAGCTCGGCCTCCGCCTGCTCGTAGCCTGA
- a CDS encoding DUF6966 domain-containing protein, with translation MTSPPGRNIDDLLAALTEAIDLLRVRGDDHWADWLERDRARVANGDAYGLIHIKQAFGGMGSINDSYPADDPEIGRLLAAIYRIASRLLAEVER, from the coding sequence ATGACGTCTCCACCTGGCCGCAACATCGATGATCTGCTGGCAGCCTTGACCGAGGCAATCGATCTCCTGCGGGTGCGTGGTGACGATCATTGGGCCGACTGGCTTGAGCGCGATCGCGCGCGAGTGGCTAACGGCGATGCATATGGGCTTATCCATATCAAGCAGGCGTTTGGCGGGATGGGGAGCATAAACGACAGCTACCCAGCAGACGACCCAGAGATCGGGCGGCTTCTCGCAGCCATCTACCGGATCGCGAGCCGGTTGCTTGCAGAGGTGGAGCGGTAG
- a CDS encoding GNAT family N-acetyltransferase translates to MNPVEFSHAVLISRVASGQWHALEDDLVVGRGEASRRPDGRMFVSIDAWHGVAFDRLAEAMLAALPRQLHTVVDEADLDLTARWQRAGFTTRRREWEYAVPTDPRATGLDSALPPPDVTIKAFGRAEEAPLRALDRTIRDQVDAGPGWQDMPAEVLALPVLDPSKYAVAAQSGQYVGLLRVAMVTRLPRIGLIAVRADRQRRGIARALLAHALGGLHRIGKETASAEVTESNVAATALFEGIGARRTGSNLELVLR, encoded by the coding sequence ATGAATCCTGTGGAATTCAGCCACGCCGTGCTGATTTCGCGCGTCGCGTCCGGGCAATGGCATGCGCTGGAGGACGACCTCGTAGTCGGCCGCGGCGAGGCGTCGCGCCGGCCCGACGGGCGGATGTTCGTCAGTATCGACGCCTGGCACGGCGTGGCCTTCGACCGGCTGGCCGAGGCCATGCTGGCGGCTCTGCCGAGGCAGCTGCACACGGTAGTCGACGAGGCCGACCTCGACCTGACCGCCCGGTGGCAGCGAGCCGGCTTCACGACACGGCGTCGGGAGTGGGAGTATGCCGTACCCACCGACCCCCGCGCCACGGGCCTCGACTCGGCTCTGCCACCGCCGGACGTGACGATAAAGGCCTTCGGCCGTGCGGAGGAGGCCCCGCTACGCGCCCTGGACCGCACGATCCGCGACCAGGTGGATGCCGGCCCTGGATGGCAGGACATGCCGGCCGAAGTTCTGGCCCTTCCCGTGCTCGACCCGTCGAAATACGCCGTGGCGGCGCAGTCCGGCCAATACGTGGGTCTACTGCGGGTAGCGATGGTGACCCGGCTGCCACGGATAGGGCTGATCGCCGTCCGGGCCGACCGCCAACGCCGCGGCATCGCCCGGGCGCTGCTGGCCCACGCACTGGGCGGGCTGCACCGCATCGGCAAGGAAACGGCCTCGGCCGAGGTGACCGAATCTAACGTGGCCGCCACGGCGCTGTTCGAGGGCATCGGCGCCCGGCGCACCGGCAGCAACCTCGAACTGGTCCTCCGCTGA